The genomic stretch CCGGTCGCCGTTCGTTTTATGATCGGATCGCGTGTCACACTGTCGTCTACCCGTAGGCGAGCGTGACCCGAATCTCACCGGCTTTGTCCCGAAGGCGGTTCAGGAGGTCGTCGTGGATGTACTCGTCTTTGAACCGACTTGTCGGTCCGAAGACGCCGAGCGAGCCGAGGAGTTCGTCCGCCGGCGTGTAGACGGGAACCGCGACGCCACAGAGGCCGTCCATGTGTTCTTGCTTGTTTACCGCATAGCCGTCGTCCCGGATTCGATCCAGTTCGTCGGAGAGCGTTTCGGGGTCTGTCACGGTGTGCTCCGTGATTTCCTCGAGTCCGTGCTCGTCGATGAACGCCGCGACGTCGTCGTCGTCCCACTCTGCCAGAATTACTTTTCCCGAGGCGAGTGAGTGAAGTGGGCGTCGCTTCCCGATCATCGTATCCGAGAGACTGCCGTAGCGATGGACGTAGACGGCGTCACCTTCCTCCTCGACGATAAAGACTGCCCGCTCGTCGGTTTCTTGGCCCAGTTCGAACACCTTCCGCTTGGCGGCCGTATAGCCCCGTTTTCGCGTTCGCGCCTGCTCGCTGATCTCGAGTAACCGAAAGCCGATGTAGTAGGCACCGTCGCGCTCGACGACGTACCCCATCTCGGTCAGCGTCGTGAGGTGGCGATAGACGGTGCTCTTGCTCAGGTCCGTCTGCCGAGTCAACTCCGTAATCGTCACTCCTTCCTCGGCTTTCAGCGCCTCGAGTATTGTGAACGTCTTCCGCGTGGTCGAGACGCCGGCGTTGGTTCCGTCCTCTCCGGGCATGCTCTACCCGAGACTTTCCGAGGCCGGCAATCAATGTTCCGGAAAGCAAAACAGCTGGGGTAATATGCGGAACAGACTCGTCGGTCGACTGGTTCACTCAGGGCGTCACTACTGTCGACTCTGTCTCAACTCGAGTCGGTGGGATCGGACCGTCCCTAACGGTTCGCGGTCGTCATCGCCCGTCTACAACTGCGGAAAAGACGGTTTCGGTCGCGACCGTCGACGGTTCGCTACTGGTAGGCTTTGAGCCCGGTGAACGCCTCGCCCAGCACAAGCGTGTGGATGTCGTGGGTGCCCTCGTAGGTGTAGACCGTCTCGAGGTTGGCCATGTGACGCATCGGCGAGTAATCCGTGGTGATGCCGTTGCCCCCGAGCATCTCGCGGGCGATCCGGGATTGGTCGCGCGCCGTTCGCACGTTGTTGCGTTTAGCCATCGAGACGTGCTGGGGGCGCATCTCGCCGCGCTCTTTGAGTTCGGCGAGGCGGTGTGCGAGCAACTGGGCGAGCGTGATCTGGGTGCCCATCTCGGCGAGTTTGCGCTGTTGGAGTTGGAAGCGCCCGATCGGGCCGCCGAACTGGTCGCGATCCTGGGCGTACTGACGCGCCTCCTCGAAACAGTCGCGGGCCGCGCCGACGGCTCCCCAGGCGATACCGTACCGGGCTTGTGTGAGACACGACAGCGGCCCCTTCATACCCGAGACGCCCGGCAGCACGTTT from Natronorubrum sediminis encodes the following:
- a CDS encoding IclR family transcriptional regulator, with the protein product MPGEDGTNAGVSTTRKTFTILEALKAEEGVTITELTRQTDLSKSTVYRHLTTLTEMGYVVERDGAYYIGFRLLEISEQARTRKRGYTAAKRKVFELGQETDERAVFIVEEEGDAVYVHRYGSLSDTMIGKRRPLHSLASGKVILAEWDDDDVAAFIDEHGLEEITEHTVTDPETLSDELDRIRDDGYAVNKQEHMDGLCGVAVPVYTPADELLGSLGVFGPTSRFKDEYIHDDLLNRLRDKAGEIRVTLAYG